Proteins from one Catenuloplanes atrovinosus genomic window:
- the fmt gene encoding methionyl-tRNA formyltransferase, whose product MRIVFAGTPAVALPALDAIAASHHELLAVVTRPDAPSGRGRRLVRSHAAAWADERGIEVLTPARPREPEFLERLSSLAPDCVPVVAYGALVPPVALEIPKHGWINLHFSLLPAWRGAAPVQHAVLHGDEVTGASVFQLEAGLDTGPVFGTLTDEIRPTDTSGDLLDRLAVSGAGLLVAVLDAIEEGTARAEPQPADGVSLAPKIMVEDAQIRWTEPSFAVDRRVRACTPAPGAWTTFREERVKLGPVRPVANAPRLEPGDLLVERTQVLVGTATTPVALGEVRAAGKKPMPATDWARGVRVETGESFA is encoded by the coding sequence ATGCGCATCGTCTTCGCCGGCACGCCGGCCGTCGCACTGCCCGCGCTGGACGCCATCGCCGCGTCGCACCACGAGCTGCTCGCGGTCGTGACCAGGCCGGACGCGCCCTCCGGCCGGGGCCGCCGGCTGGTCCGCTCGCACGCCGCCGCCTGGGCCGACGAGCGCGGCATCGAGGTGCTGACCCCGGCCAGGCCGCGCGAGCCCGAGTTCCTGGAGCGGCTGTCGTCGCTGGCGCCCGACTGCGTGCCGGTCGTCGCGTACGGCGCGCTGGTCCCGCCCGTGGCGCTGGAGATCCCGAAGCACGGCTGGATCAACCTGCACTTCTCGCTGCTGCCCGCGTGGCGCGGCGCCGCGCCCGTGCAGCACGCGGTGCTGCACGGCGACGAGGTGACCGGCGCCAGCGTGTTCCAGTTGGAGGCCGGCCTGGACACCGGCCCGGTCTTCGGCACGCTCACCGACGAGATCCGGCCCACCGACACCTCCGGCGACCTGCTCGACCGGCTCGCCGTGTCCGGCGCCGGGCTGCTGGTCGCGGTGCTGGACGCGATCGAGGAAGGCACCGCGCGCGCGGAGCCGCAGCCGGCCGACGGCGTCTCGCTCGCCCCGAAGATCATGGTGGAGGACGCGCAGATCCGGTGGACCGAGCCGTCGTTCGCGGTGGACCGGCGGGTCCGGGCGTGCACGCCCGCGCCGGGCGCGTGGACCACGTTCCGCGAGGAGCGGGTGAAGCTCGGCCCGGTCCGGCCGGTGGCGAACGCGCCCCGGCTCGAACCCGGCGACCTGCTGGTCGAGCGCACACAGGTACTGGTCGGGACCGCCACCACGCCGGTGGCGCTGGGTGAGGTGCGCGCGGCCGGCAAGAAGCCGATGCCGGCCACGGACTGGGCGCGCGGCGTCCGCGTCGAGACGGGGGAGTCCTTCGCATGA
- a CDS encoding RsmB/NOP family class I SAM-dependent RNA methyltransferase — protein sequence MNSPDRRDFGAAERPLRTDAGSGSSDRHQADRPHNAGRPRRSDAPGDGRGRDRDSRGGGRAPRGGRPPSDPARQAAYEAVAAVHRDDAYANLVLPQILADMRLYGRDAAFATELTYGTLRLVGTLDLIIKEAAGRDVERIDPPARDAMRLGAYQLLHTRVPAHAAVATTVDLVRSVAPGAAGFANAVLRQITTKNWDEWITEVAPKRDEDPVGNLSVTHAHPQWIVRAFAESLGGDMAETARALAEDNERPPVHLCARPGRADAVALADELGGAPGAFSPYAVYLPGGAPGDLSALAQGRVHVQDEGSQLVATALTNATIEGPDERWLDLCAGPGGKAGLLGALAAERGAQVTAVEVAEHRARLVANATRGLPVTTVVADGRTAGTGDLPAESFDRVLVDAPCTGLGSLRRRPESRWRRKPTDLPPLTSLQRELLVAALKAVRPGGVVAYVTCSPHVVETQVTVTEAARRSKLPVDFVDARPLLPAGMPGLGTGPTVQLWPHRHGTDAMFLAILRRTS from the coding sequence ATGAACAGCCCTGATCGACGTGATTTCGGTGCGGCTGAGCGGCCGCTGCGTACCGACGCCGGCTCCGGATCTTCCGACCGGCATCAGGCGGACCGGCCGCACAACGCCGGCCGCCCGCGGCGCTCCGACGCGCCCGGCGACGGGCGTGGCCGGGACCGCGACTCGCGCGGCGGCGGCCGTGCCCCGCGCGGCGGGCGCCCGCCGTCCGACCCGGCCCGGCAGGCCGCCTACGAGGCGGTCGCGGCCGTGCACCGCGACGACGCGTACGCGAACCTGGTGCTTCCGCAGATCCTGGCGGACATGCGGCTGTACGGCCGGGACGCCGCGTTCGCGACCGAGCTGACCTACGGCACGCTGCGCCTGGTCGGCACGCTAGACCTGATCATCAAGGAGGCCGCGGGCCGCGACGTCGAGCGCATCGACCCGCCGGCCCGCGACGCGATGCGGCTCGGCGCCTACCAGCTGCTGCATACCCGCGTGCCCGCGCACGCCGCGGTCGCCACCACGGTCGACCTGGTCCGCTCCGTCGCGCCCGGTGCCGCCGGCTTCGCCAACGCGGTGCTGCGCCAGATCACCACGAAGAACTGGGACGAGTGGATCACCGAGGTCGCGCCGAAGCGGGACGAGGACCCGGTGGGGAACCTGTCGGTGACGCACGCACACCCGCAGTGGATCGTGCGCGCGTTCGCCGAGTCGCTCGGCGGGGACATGGCCGAGACCGCCCGCGCGCTCGCCGAGGACAACGAGCGCCCGCCCGTGCACCTGTGCGCGCGCCCCGGCCGCGCGGACGCGGTCGCGCTCGCCGACGAGTTGGGCGGCGCGCCGGGCGCGTTCTCGCCGTACGCGGTCTACCTGCCCGGCGGCGCGCCCGGTGACCTGTCCGCGCTGGCCCAGGGCCGCGTCCACGTGCAGGACGAGGGTTCCCAACTGGTCGCCACCGCGCTGACCAATGCCACCATCGAGGGTCCGGACGAGCGCTGGCTCGACCTCTGCGCCGGCCCCGGCGGCAAGGCCGGCCTGCTCGGCGCGCTCGCCGCCGAGCGCGGCGCCCAAGTGACCGCGGTCGAGGTGGCGGAGCACCGGGCCCGGCTGGTCGCCAACGCCACGCGCGGCCTGCCGGTCACCACGGTCGTGGCCGACGGCCGTACCGCCGGGACCGGCGACCTGCCCGCCGAGTCCTTCGACCGGGTCCTGGTCGACGCGCCGTGCACCGGCCTCGGCTCGCTGCGCCGCCGCCCCGAGTCCCGCTGGCGCCGCAAGCCGACCGACCTGCCGCCGCTGACCAGCCTCCAGCGCGAGCTGCTGGTCGCCGCGCTGAAAGCGGTCCGCCCCGGCGGCGTGGTCGCCTACGTGACCTGCTCACCGCACGTGGTGGAGACGCAGGTGACGGTCACCGAGGCGGCCCGCCGCTCCAAGCTGCCGGTCGACTTCGTGGACGCCCGCCCACTGCTGCCCGCGGGCATGCCCGGCCTCGGCACCGGCCCGACCGTCCAGCTCTGGCCCCACCGCCACGGCACCGACGCCATGTTCCTGGCGATCCTGCGCCGCACGTCCTGA
- a CDS encoding XdhC family protein, translating into MLVEVWPFVVRARARGVPVVLVRLVGRDGRGSRPLGATMAVAGDGSWCGSISGGCVEGIVLDEARTVLAGGGPRLLAVDPGAHLMPWEAAPACGGILSVLIVPAPPSPVHDEITTALAAGPPITVSVETAAPWRWRTGPARSGPATPGPATGAGPAASGSATGSGPAAPELADRHAASTTGSGPAAPGITGPHAGSATGAGPAAPDHPVITAPMFAEQLRPGPRLVVVGATDLGAALATLGRAVGRRVEIVDPRESHALPDGFPGASRVERAWPDAWLAAHPPSPADAVVAITHDPRIDDRALRAALGGRTGYVGALGSRETHRARLARLAGTPGLDRLAGPAGLDLGATSIAETALSILAEIIATAHDRDGGHLATRTTPIRAAPALTEPPLTGALLPGGAALAAACAL; encoded by the coding sequence ATGCTGGTCGAGGTGTGGCCGTTCGTGGTGCGGGCGCGGGCGCGCGGGGTGCCGGTCGTGCTGGTGCGCCTGGTGGGCCGGGACGGGCGCGGGTCCCGGCCGCTCGGCGCCACCATGGCCGTGGCCGGCGACGGCTCCTGGTGCGGATCGATCTCCGGCGGCTGCGTCGAGGGCATCGTGCTCGACGAGGCCCGCACGGTCCTGGCCGGTGGCGGGCCACGCCTGCTCGCGGTCGATCCGGGCGCGCACCTGATGCCGTGGGAGGCGGCCCCGGCCTGTGGCGGCATCCTCAGCGTGCTGATCGTCCCGGCGCCGCCCTCCCCGGTACACGACGAGATCACCACGGCCCTGGCCGCCGGCCCGCCGATCACGGTGAGCGTGGAAACGGCGGCCCCCTGGCGCTGGCGAACCGGACCGGCCCGATCCGGCCCCGCCACGCCGGGCCCGGCCACCGGTGCCGGACCCGCCGCGTCCGGCTCGGCCACCGGTTCGGGACCCGCAGCACCGGAACTCGCCGACCGGCACGCGGCCTCGACAACCGGTTCCGGGCCCGCCGCGCCCGGGATCACCGGCCCGCACGCGGGCTCGGCCACCGGTGCCGGACCCGCCGCGCCGGACCATCCGGTGATCACCGCCCCGATGTTCGCCGAGCAGTTGCGGCCGGGGCCGCGGCTGGTCGTGGTGGGGGCGACGGATCTCGGTGCCGCGCTGGCCACGCTCGGGCGGGCCGTGGGCCGGCGGGTGGAGATCGTCGATCCGCGGGAGAGTCACGCGCTGCCGGACGGCTTCCCCGGTGCGAGCCGCGTGGAGCGGGCGTGGCCGGACGCGTGGCTGGCCGCGCACCCGCCCTCGCCGGCCGACGCGGTCGTCGCGATCACGCACGACCCGCGCATCGACGACCGGGCGCTGCGGGCAGCGCTCGGTGGCCGGACCGGATACGTCGGCGCGCTCGGCAGCCGGGAGACCCACCGCGCGCGGCTGGCCCGGCTGGCCGGCACCCCCGGCCTCGACCGCCTCGCCGGCCCGGCCGGCCTCGACCTCGGCGCCACCTCCATCGCCGAGACCGCGCTGTCCATCCTCGCCGAGATCATCGCCACCGCCCACGACCGCGACGGCGGCCACCTGGCGACCCGCACCACCCCGATCCGCGCGGCGCCGGCACTCACCGAACCGCCGCTGACCGGCGCGCTCCTGCCCGGCGGCGCCGCGCTCGCGGCGGCCTGCGCGCTCTGA
- a CDS encoding xanthine dehydrogenase family protein molybdopterin-binding subunit, producing the protein MFPASSSKPGVVGRPIARADGVAKVTGAATYAADADVPGVVHAVLVTSDVARGRIVSIDTGPAAGRGVLAVVTHRTGLAMTVPGIDAGVLKRFLPLRDDVIRHAGQPVAIAVAETPAQAQEAAARVVVRYDAQPHRAALADALDEAFTPPPGPLGPNERTRGDVAAGLAAAHVTVEAEYATPTHHHNPIEPSATVAVWDGDHLTVYESTQFISGTQGALAQAFGLPRANVRVISPYLGGGFGAKSAVWPHTILTAAVARHLRRPVKLVLSRADMYTSHGHRAETLQAVRLGAGRDGRLTAIDHVVTQQVSTTEEFGLVNGAHSARLLYACANVHTLQRAVRLDLPTGGLMRSPEAPTGHALECTMDELAYRLGIDPVELRLRNWTGVNPETGAPHGSNQLRECYRRGAERFGWSRRNPRPGSMRDRDGLIGWGMATAAHTAGSFGAAAAVTIGVDGSARFESGTQDIGTGTYTIMQQVGAQTLGLTAHQVTFALGDTRFPVAGPSAGSGTAASVGAAVIRAATAARDQVVAAAVADPGSPLHGLAPDQVGAADGWLFAAGQPSRRVAYRDVMRRHGVAITATTTPAPVPPGWSTGAVFVEVHVDPLLGRVRVRRVVGVFDTGRVLNRQTARSQAIGGAVWAIGFTLTEHTLIDPHLGRIVTPNLSGYLLPVNADIPDIDVDFVDVPDPTSPALGARGFGEVPMTGMTAAIGNAVFHAIGHRMRDLPITQDKILAALG; encoded by the coding sequence GTGTTCCCTGCCAGTAGTAGTAAGCCCGGCGTGGTCGGGCGGCCGATCGCCCGCGCGGACGGCGTCGCGAAGGTGACCGGCGCGGCGACCTACGCCGCGGACGCCGACGTGCCCGGCGTGGTGCACGCGGTGCTCGTGACGAGCGACGTGGCGCGCGGCCGGATCGTGTCGATCGATACCGGCCCGGCGGCCGGGCGCGGCGTGCTGGCCGTGGTCACGCACCGTACCGGCCTGGCGATGACCGTGCCGGGGATCGACGCGGGTGTGCTCAAGCGGTTCCTGCCGTTGCGGGACGACGTGATCCGGCACGCGGGGCAGCCGGTCGCGATCGCGGTCGCGGAGACACCGGCCCAGGCGCAGGAGGCGGCCGCGCGCGTGGTGGTCCGGTACGACGCGCAACCGCACCGGGCCGCGCTGGCGGACGCGCTGGACGAGGCGTTCACGCCGCCGCCCGGCCCGCTCGGCCCGAACGAGCGCACCCGCGGCGACGTCGCGGCCGGGCTGGCCGCCGCGCACGTGACGGTGGAGGCGGAGTACGCCACGCCGACGCATCACCACAATCCGATCGAGCCGTCCGCGACCGTCGCGGTCTGGGACGGCGACCACCTCACCGTGTACGAGTCGACGCAGTTCATCAGCGGCACCCAGGGCGCGCTGGCGCAGGCGTTCGGGCTGCCCCGGGCCAACGTGCGGGTGATCTCGCCGTATCTGGGCGGCGGCTTCGGCGCGAAGAGCGCGGTGTGGCCGCACACGATCCTGACCGCGGCGGTGGCGCGGCACCTTCGCCGGCCGGTGAAGCTGGTGCTGAGCCGGGCGGACATGTACACCTCGCACGGGCACCGCGCGGAGACGCTCCAGGCGGTCCGGCTGGGTGCCGGCCGGGACGGGCGGCTGACCGCGATCGACCACGTGGTCACCCAGCAGGTGTCCACCACCGAGGAGTTCGGGCTGGTCAACGGCGCCCACTCGGCGCGCTTGCTGTACGCCTGCGCGAACGTGCACACGCTCCAGCGCGCGGTCCGGCTGGACCTGCCCACCGGCGGGCTGATGCGCTCGCCGGAGGCGCCCACCGGGCACGCGCTGGAGTGCACGATGGACGAGCTGGCGTACCGGCTCGGCATCGACCCGGTGGAGCTGCGCCTGCGCAACTGGACCGGCGTCAACCCGGAGACCGGCGCGCCGCACGGCAGCAACCAGCTGCGTGAGTGCTACCGGCGCGGCGCGGAACGGTTCGGCTGGTCACGGCGGAATCCGCGGCCGGGGTCGATGCGGGACCGGGACGGGCTGATCGGCTGGGGCATGGCCACGGCCGCGCACACCGCGGGCTCGTTCGGCGCCGCCGCCGCCGTGACGATCGGCGTGGACGGCAGCGCGCGGTTCGAGTCCGGGACGCAGGACATCGGCACCGGTACGTACACGATCATGCAGCAGGTCGGCGCGCAGACGCTCGGGCTGACCGCGCACCAGGTGACGTTCGCGCTGGGTGACACGCGCTTCCCGGTCGCGGGCCCGTCCGCCGGATCGGGCACCGCGGCAAGCGTCGGCGCGGCCGTGATCCGGGCCGCGACCGCCGCGCGGGACCAGGTGGTCGCGGCCGCGGTCGCCGACCCGGGCTCGCCGCTGCACGGGCTGGCACCGGACCAGGTGGGTGCCGCGGACGGCTGGTTGTTCGCCGCCGGGCAGCCGTCGCGGCGGGTGGCGTACCGGGACGTGATGCGCCGGCACGGGGTGGCGATCACCGCGACGACCACGCCCGCGCCGGTACCGCCCGGCTGGTCGACCGGCGCGGTCTTCGTGGAGGTGCACGTCGACCCGCTGCTCGGCCGTGTCCGGGTGCGCCGGGTGGTGGGCGTCTTCGACACCGGCCGGGTGCTGAACCGGCAGACCGCACGCAGCCAGGCCATCGGCGGCGCGGTCTGGGCGATCGGATTCACCCTCACCGAGCACACCCTCATCGACCCCCACCTCGGGCGGATCGTCACACCGAACCTGTCCGGCTACCTGCTACCGGTCAACGCCGACATCCCCGACATCGACGTCGACTTCGTCGACGTACCCGATCCGACCAGCCCAGCACTCGGCGCCCGCGGCTTCGGCGAAGTGCCGATGACCGGCATGACCGCCGCGATCGGCAACGCCGTGTTCCACGCCATCGGCCACCGGATGCGCGACCTGCCGATCACGCAGGACAAGATCCTCGCGGCGCTGGGCTGA
- a CDS encoding serine hydrolase yields MSTARVFREARQALDDAGLRGGFLVRDLRSGEELGIEPDAVFPAASLVKVPLAVAVLERAHRGELDLAAPVTAPADRVAAPGPPGLMRFRHAATIAVEDLLYLAVAISDGAAADALFALVPPRAVMDELRRLGLDGIAVRHGIRDLSETPVERFPREEAHLAHALAIGAVTTGQGHPIPQLDVSRTHAGSARAFADLLTALWTPSAVAPPVAARLRELLGDNVHRQRLAPDLASDSSRWSSKTGTVLTMRHEMGVVEHADGAAYAIVALTESRVPAVVQPAAEATMARVARLLRDLLRSEGAAGG; encoded by the coding sequence GTGAGCACCGCGAGGGTGTTCCGCGAGGCGCGGCAGGCGCTCGACGACGCCGGGCTGCGCGGTGGTTTCCTGGTGCGGGACCTGCGCTCCGGCGAGGAGCTGGGGATCGAGCCGGACGCGGTGTTCCCGGCCGCGTCGCTGGTCAAGGTGCCGCTGGCGGTCGCGGTGCTGGAGCGCGCGCACCGCGGCGAGCTGGATCTCGCGGCGCCGGTGACCGCGCCGGCCGACCGGGTGGCGGCGCCGGGCCCGCCGGGGCTGATGCGGTTCCGGCACGCGGCCACGATCGCGGTCGAGGACCTGCTCTACCTGGCCGTGGCGATCAGCGACGGCGCCGCCGCGGACGCGCTGTTCGCGCTGGTGCCGCCGCGCGCCGTGATGGACGAGCTGCGCCGGCTCGGGCTGGACGGGATCGCGGTGCGGCACGGCATCCGCGACCTCTCCGAGACCCCGGTCGAGCGGTTTCCGCGCGAGGAGGCGCACCTGGCTCACGCGCTGGCGATCGGCGCGGTCACCACCGGCCAGGGGCATCCGATCCCGCAGCTCGACGTGAGCCGCACGCACGCGGGCTCCGCGCGCGCGTTCGCGGACCTGCTGACCGCGCTGTGGACGCCGTCCGCGGTCGCGCCGCCGGTCGCGGCGCGGCTGCGCGAGCTGTTGGGCGACAACGTGCACCGGCAGCGGCTGGCGCCGGACCTGGCCTCGGATTCGTCGCGCTGGTCGTCGAAGACCGGCACGGTGCTGACCATGCGGCACGAGATGGGTGTGGTGGAGCACGCGGACGGCGCCGCGTACGCGATCGTGGCGCTGACCGAGTCGCGAGTGCCCGCGGTGGTGCAGCCGGCCGCGGAGGCCACGATGGCCCGGGTCGCCCGCCTGCTGCGCGATCTGCTGCGGTCCGAGGGCGCCGCCGGCGGCTGA
- a CDS encoding LysR family transcriptional regulator, which yields MDLVAASRAFVAVARHGSFTVGAAALRIPQSVASRRVSALEAHLGGDLLDRSARAVTLTQFGAGLLPAAQRLIRLADELEHDAERARRRPFRLTVPAICPPPALARLVAAARAHGLHLEPVPAGREERADGAALLAVPPDVGVWVVPLGLAARDEPVTHVERLRPSRADSGRPDRRIWIQPEDDVPHVRDRVTRAGAAAGLRPAQLVVAGSLVEAAAEALSGPDLLLCSAAQAGAHGLAWSPAADLDVARGYDVASGPPARLHLLRTLLYVPVGECLGVVA from the coding sequence ATGGACCTTGTCGCCGCCAGTCGCGCGTTCGTGGCGGTCGCCCGGCACGGCAGCTTCACGGTCGGCGCCGCCGCGCTGCGAATCCCGCAGTCCGTGGCGTCCCGGCGGGTCTCCGCGCTGGAGGCGCACCTCGGCGGCGACCTGCTGGACCGGTCCGCGCGCGCGGTCACGCTCACGCAGTTCGGCGCGGGGCTGCTGCCGGCCGCGCAGCGGCTGATCCGGCTCGCGGATGAGCTGGAGCACGACGCGGAGCGCGCGCGGCGGCGCCCGTTCCGGCTGACCGTGCCCGCGATCTGCCCGCCACCCGCGCTGGCCCGGCTGGTCGCGGCGGCCCGCGCGCACGGGCTGCACCTGGAGCCGGTCCCGGCCGGGCGGGAGGAGCGGGCGGACGGCGCGGCGCTGCTCGCCGTACCGCCGGACGTCGGGGTGTGGGTGGTGCCGCTCGGCCTGGCCGCGCGCGACGAGCCGGTCACGCACGTGGAGCGGCTGCGCCCGTCCAGGGCGGATTCCGGCCGCCCGGACCGGCGGATCTGGATCCAGCCGGAGGACGACGTGCCGCACGTGCGGGACCGGGTGACCCGGGCCGGCGCCGCGGCCGGTCTGCGCCCGGCGCAGCTCGTGGTGGCCGGGTCGCTGGTGGAGGCCGCCGCGGAGGCGCTGTCCGGGCCGGACCTGCTGCTCTGTTCCGCGGCGCAGGCCGGGGCGCACGGGCTGGCCTGGTCGCCGGCCGCCGACCTGGACGTGGCCCGCGGCTACGACGTGGCGTCCGGCCCGCCCGCGCGGCTGCACCTGCTGCGCACGCTGCTGTACGTACCGGTGGGGGAATGTCTGGGGGTGGTGGCGTGA
- the bla gene encoding class A beta-lactamase — translation MKVLKIVTVVAAVLALTPTAASATGVYQRLEQRYDARLGVYAVDTGTGRTVTFRADERFAYASTFKALAAAAVLDRTTDAELRRVVRYTAADLVDYSPVTELHVDEGMTLAAIAEAAITVSDNTAGNLLFRELGGPDGLERALRAIGDRTTSADRIETELNTAIPGDRRDTSTPRALAADLRAYALGGELCRGDREQFVAWLRANTTGGETIRAGVPSDWVVGDKTGSGGYGTRNDIAVLWPPSGAPIVLAVLSTRETEGAEYDNALLADAAAAVVDTLR, via the coding sequence TTGAAGGTCCTGAAGATCGTGACGGTGGTCGCGGCGGTGCTCGCGCTGACGCCCACGGCCGCGTCCGCGACCGGCGTCTACCAGCGGCTGGAGCAGCGGTACGACGCGCGCCTCGGCGTCTACGCGGTGGACACCGGCACCGGCCGGACGGTGACGTTCCGGGCGGACGAGCGGTTCGCGTACGCGTCCACGTTCAAGGCGCTCGCGGCCGCCGCGGTGCTGGACCGCACCACCGACGCCGAGCTGCGCCGCGTGGTCCGCTACACCGCGGCCGACCTGGTCGACTACTCGCCGGTCACGGAGCTGCACGTGGACGAGGGCATGACGCTCGCCGCGATCGCCGAGGCCGCGATCACGGTCAGCGACAACACGGCCGGTAACCTGCTCTTCCGCGAGCTGGGCGGCCCGGACGGGCTGGAGCGCGCGCTGCGCGCGATCGGCGACCGCACCACCTCCGCCGACCGGATCGAGACCGAGCTGAACACCGCGATCCCGGGCGACCGCCGCGACACCAGCACGCCGCGCGCGCTCGCGGCCGACCTGCGCGCCTACGCGCTCGGCGGCGAACTGTGCCGGGGCGACCGGGAGCAGTTCGTCGCGTGGCTGCGGGCGAACACCACCGGCGGCGAGACGATCCGCGCGGGCGTGCCGTCCGACTGGGTGGTGGGGGACAAGACCGGCTCCGGCGGGTACGGCACGCGCAACGACATCGCGGTCCTGTGGCCGCCGTCCGGCGCGCCGATCGTGCTGGCGGTGCTGTCGACCCGGGAGACCGAGGGTGCCGAGTACGACAACGCGCTGCTGGCGGACGCCGCCGCCGCGGTGGTGGACACGCTTCGCTGA
- a CDS encoding TetR/AcrR family transcriptional regulator, translated as MSTTRDRIVSAAAGVIRDRGLARATTKEIALAAGLSEAALYKHFRDKTDIFLAVLGERGPTTLVAVLGGLPGRVGAEPVADVLREVVLAAADFYEHGFPMAASLFSDPALFAAHLGRLRERNSGPQVPLAALAGYLEAERRLGRLRADADPDAAAAMLLGAAFQRAFLGNFTETGDPADFAGTVVATLLAGLEG; from the coding sequence ATGTCGACCACCCGCGATCGCATCGTCAGCGCCGCCGCCGGCGTCATCCGGGACCGCGGGCTGGCCCGGGCGACGACCAAGGAGATCGCGCTGGCCGCCGGCCTGTCCGAGGCGGCGCTCTACAAGCACTTCCGCGACAAGACCGACATCTTCCTCGCGGTGCTGGGCGAGCGCGGGCCGACCACACTGGTCGCGGTGCTCGGCGGGCTGCCGGGCCGGGTCGGTGCGGAGCCGGTCGCGGACGTGCTCCGCGAGGTGGTGCTGGCCGCGGCCGACTTCTACGAGCACGGCTTCCCGATGGCCGCGTCGCTGTTCTCCGACCCGGCGCTGTTCGCCGCGCACCTCGGCCGGCTGCGCGAGCGGAACTCCGGGCCGCAGGTGCCGCTCGCGGCGCTGGCCGGCTACCTGGAGGCGGAACGGCGGCTGGGCCGGCTGCGCGCGGACGCCGACCCGGACGCGGCGGCGGCGATGCTGCTCGGCGCCGCGTTCCAGCGCGCGTTCCTCGGCAACTTCACCGAGACCGGCGACCCGGCCGACTTCGCCGGCACGGTGGTCGCCACGCTGCTCGCCGGCCTCGAAGGGTGA
- a CDS encoding NAD(P)-dependent oxidoreductase produces MKITVLGATGGTGTHVLRQARAAGHDVTAVVRDPARLPDLPGLTVATATVTDPDAIGGAISGRDAVVSALGPRGLRAPTTICADGAAAAVAAMRRHGVRRLVVVSNSGMHVDDRDGPLTRYAVKPILKRVLAHAYADMRAMEDLVAATDLDWTIVRPPMLTDGPRTGRYRTELGRGVRGGNRISRADLADAVLRCLADPRTVRTTVAVAV; encoded by the coding sequence ATGAAGATCACCGTTCTCGGCGCCACCGGCGGCACCGGCACGCACGTGCTGCGCCAGGCCCGCGCGGCGGGCCACGACGTCACCGCCGTGGTCCGCGACCCGGCCCGGCTGCCCGACCTGCCCGGCCTCACGGTCGCGACCGCGACCGTGACCGACCCGGACGCGATCGGCGGCGCGATCTCCGGCCGGGACGCGGTCGTCTCCGCGCTCGGCCCGCGCGGACTGCGCGCACCCACCACCATCTGCGCGGACGGCGCCGCCGCCGCGGTCGCGGCCATGCGCCGGCACGGCGTCCGCCGCCTGGTCGTGGTCAGCAACAGCGGCATGCACGTGGACGACCGGGACGGGCCGCTCACCCGGTACGCGGTGAAGCCGATCCTGAAGCGGGTGCTCGCCCACGCGTACGCGGACATGCGGGCGATGGAAGACCTGGTCGCGGCCACGGACCTGGACTGGACGATCGTCCGGCCGCCGATGCTCACCGACGGGCCGCGGACCGGCCGCTACCGCACCGAACTGGGCCGGGGGGTGCGCGGCGGCAACCGGATCTCGCGCGCCGATCTGGCCGACGCGGTGCTGCGCTGCCTGGCCGATCCGCGCACCGTCCGTACCACGGTGGCGGTCGCTGTTTGA